One genomic segment of Anaerobiospirillum thomasii includes these proteins:
- a CDS encoding nucleotidyltransferase family protein produces the protein MNKYLCEESESIKHALEQLGNVPIRTLIIVHKNIVCGSLTDSDIRKAVLKGIDTTAPVSSIMNTNCIRYEVCSKDEFISDEKRRSILKDSNLNMVPVVTHANELVDLIVKNHSIYAKTPVVIMCGGLGTRMGDLTRETPKPMLKVYGKPMLEIIIRQLASEKFKKIYLAINYLGEQIENYFGDGSDFGVEIKYIKEGKRLGTAGALSLIEDDIKMPLVVMNGDIITDFDVRNLMDFHMQNHSFATMAIAEHTIQNPFGVVDFSGIDFIEIKEKPVYRSFINSGVYAIDPAFLKLVPQDTFIDMPTLLNMARDMGKKVRVYPIIESWVDVGRVDDYQRINA, from the coding sequence ATGAATAAATATCTGTGTGAAGAGAGTGAAAGTATAAAACATGCTCTTGAGCAGCTTGGCAATGTACCTATACGTACACTTATTATTGTGCACAAGAATATAGTGTGCGGTTCTTTAACTGACAGTGATATTAGAAAGGCTGTGCTAAAGGGTATAGATACCACAGCTCCTGTCAGCTCCATTATGAACACCAACTGCATCAGATATGAGGTTTGCAGTAAAGATGAGTTTATCTCAGATGAAAAAAGACGCAGCATCTTAAAAGACAGCAATTTAAATATGGTGCCTGTTGTAACTCATGCCAACGAGCTTGTCGATCTTATAGTCAAGAACCATTCTATCTATGCAAAGACTCCTGTGGTTATTATGTGTGGCGGTCTTGGTACACGCATGGGAGATCTGACACGTGAAACGCCAAAGCCAATGCTCAAAGTCTATGGCAAGCCTATGCTTGAGATTATCATCAGACAGCTGGCATCAGAAAAATTCAAAAAGATTTATCTTGCTATTAACTATCTAGGTGAACAGATAGAAAACTATTTTGGAGATGGTAGTGATTTTGGTGTTGAAATCAAATACATCAAAGAGGGCAAGAGACTGGGTACAGCAGGAGCTCTGTCACTGATTGAAGATGATATCAAGATGCCGCTTGTGGTCATGAACGGTGATATTATCACTGATTTTGATGTAAGAAATCTTATGGATTTTCATATGCAGAATCATTCCTTTGCGACTATGGCCATAGCTGAGCATACTATACAAAATCCATTTGGAGTGGTTGATTTTAGCGGCATTGATTTTATTGAAATAAAAGAAAAACCAGTGTACAGAAGTTTTATAAACTCAGGTGTATATGCCATAGATCCTGCGTTTTTAAAGCTTGTGCCCCAAGATACATTTATAGATATGCCGACACTTTTGAATATGGCCAGAGATATGGGTAAGAAGGTACGAGTCTATCCTATTATCGAAAGCTGGGTTGATGTCGGTCGTGTTGATGATTATCAGAGAATTAATGCATAA
- a CDS encoding flagellin, which produces MALFVNTNVSSINGQRNLTNATNNLNTTYQRLSSGLRINSAKDDAAGLQISDRLTSQINGLNQGNRNTNDGIALAQTMEGAMDEMTGMLQRIRTLAVQSSNGTNNAKDRDAIQQEVTQLSNEITRIACATRFGGEQVLAGVGQNNAANGLINSLGKIKIQVGAYQGDTLEMTGFSTGFTLSKMATTALGAQVAVDTHGFEGGRFVVSQQSLAQNAIASVDKFVELIDKQRAHLGAMQNRMESSIRNQSNVSMNVSDARARIRDTDFAEESAKLSQQTIIQQAASSMLTQANSRPQLALSLLG; this is translated from the coding sequence ATGGCCTTGTTTGTTAATACCAACGTTTCATCAATTAATGGTCAGCGCAATCTTACCAATGCAACCAATAATTTAAATACTACATATCAGAGATTATCCTCTGGTCTTCGTATTAACTCTGCCAAAGACGATGCTGCCGGTCTTCAGATCTCCGATCGTTTAACATCTCAGATCAATGGTTTAAATCAGGGTAACCGTAATACCAACGATGGCATAGCTCTTGCCCAGACCATGGAAGGTGCCATGGACGAGATGACAGGTATGTTACAGCGTATCCGTACTTTAGCAGTACAGTCATCAAATGGTACTAATAACGCCAAAGATCGTGATGCTATTCAGCAGGAAGTAACTCAGCTTTCAAATGAAATTACCCGTATAGCTTGTGCAACTAGATTTGGTGGAGAACAAGTTTTAGCTGGCGTAGGTCAAAATAATGCAGCCAATGGATTAATCAACAGTTTAGGAAAGATTAAGATTCAAGTAGGCGCTTATCAGGGTGATACTTTAGAGATGACTGGTTTTTCAACAGGTTTCACCTTAAGTAAAATGGCAACAACAGCTCTAGGTGCACAGGTTGCTGTTGATACACATGGCTTTGAGGGAGGTAGATTTGTTGTATCACAACAGTCTCTTGCTCAAAATGCTATTGCCTCAGTAGATAAGTTTGTAGAGCTAATTGACAAACAGCGCGCTCACTTAGGTGCTATGCAGAACCGTATGGAATCATCAATTCGCAATCAGTCAAATGTTTCCATGAACGTATCTGATGCCCGTGCCCGTATCCGTGATACAGACTTTGCCGAAGAGTCAGCCAAACTGTCACAGCAGACCATCATTCAGCAGGCAGCATCATCCATGCTGACACAGGCCAACTCAAGACCACAGCTGGCTTTATCACTGCTTGGCTAA